A single genomic interval of Eriocheir sinensis breed Jianghai 21 chromosome 33, ASM2467909v1, whole genome shotgun sequence harbors:
- the LOC127006658 gene encoding 43 kDa receptor-associated protein of the synapse homolog isoform X2 yields MLGAGPPRARRSLLQRSDTAPEEWELERRLEAEWRRRTLARAASVDRPASAAPPRTAYTLPAAFPASCSASCPPTVPATPTRSPRPTLRPNMGAPLAPPPPPPASTHANEPLVGGLGGLGGSMMGGLGGSMVGGGGFQCECLEDRPMNRWEPGVFDMWCSSCTKKRRESMWSSLDLSLPPHQLSSSALLPDTPDTEGMGGLGGLGGLGGMDVAADLIRSRQPPPPSFWDCLVSCHDRLGQRLARKRVEQGVRLYNQQKHMAAVKKWKQALRRINKDNDRFITLGYLSQAHLDWGRYREMLDFGFQQLDIANEMDSPMLRAEAYLTIARANERLGNLEKAVSYCRHSLYNQCDQSRTTGYVQLTLGNTYVTYSSFSKAIEHYELALKVSRSIHDTALELQVYCGLGHTFCLLQDYERSLSFSAKAFELSKTFHILDLNSRYQRLSLVTLATPLRKLGRLPEARDCCQDALKLALTAGDRPTHARCLAILADIHRQCLDVQRAYKRYEASMQLMVHMEDRYGQLIAHNGMAKTLGLMRRQSKICDCRPLEINNKVIDLASSLGCKLIMRSAHLRLAELYRILNDDQNDSLQVRLAACLAEEMELICGVCQERYGDQGGNSLEALPCSHIFHSKCVRDLMASSDRKKKKRICPDCRKSLNSRLMLICYDELKSACNDGRVPTFPRYHPSPCSDDQPL; encoded by the exons CCTCATGCTCCGCCTCCTGCCCGCCCACCGTACCCGCCACGCCCACCCGCTCACCACGCCCAACACTCAGACCGAACATGGGCGCCCCTCTcgcacccccgccccctccaccTGCCTCCACCCACGCGAACGAGCCGCTGGTGGGTGGGCTGGGCGGGCTGGGTGGCAGTATGATGGGCGGGCTGGGCGGGAGCATGGTGGGCGGGGGCGGGTTCCAGTGTGAGTGCCTGGAGGACCGCCCGATGAACAGGTGGGAGCCGGGTGTGTTTGACATGTGGTGCAGCTCGTGTACCAAGAAGAGGCGGGAGTCCATGTGGTCCTCCCTCGATCTCAG cCTGCCGCCCCACCAGCTCTCCTCCAGCGCCCTGCTCCCCGACACCCCCGACACAGAGGGCATGGGCGGGCTGGGCGGGCTGGGCGGCTTGGGCGGGATGGATGTGGCCGCGGATCTGATACGGTCGCGCCAGCCCCCGCCGCCCTCCTTCTGGGACTGTCTTGTGTCCTGCCACGACCGTCTTGGCCAGCGGCTCGCACGGAAGAGG GTGGAGCAAGGCGTGCGGCTCTACAACCAACAGAAGCACATGGCGGCCGTGAAGAAGTGGAAGCAGGCGCTGCGACGCATCAACAAGGACAACGACCGCTTCATCACGCTCGGCTACCTCAGTCAGGCACACCTGGACTGGGGCAGATACAG aGAGATGCTGGACTTCGGGTTTCAGCAGCTGGACATCGCCAACGAGATGGACTCGCCGATGCTGCGTGCCGAGGCGTACCTCACTATCGCGCGGGCCAACGAGCGGCTCGGCAACCTGGAGAAGGCGGTGTCGTACTGCCGCCACTCGCTCTACAACCAGTGTGACCAGTCCCGCACCACAGGCTACGTGCAGCTGACCCTCGGCAACACCTACGTCACCTACTCCAGCTTCAGCAAGGCCATCGAGCACTACGAACTGGCCCTCAAGGTCTCAAGAAGCATCCACGACACGGCGCTCGAGCTGCAGGTGTACTGTGGGCTGGGCCACACTTTCTGCCTCCTTCAGGATTATGAGCGGTCCCTCTCGTTCAGCGCTAAGGCCTTCGAGCTCTCCAAAACCTTCCACATCCTGGACCTCAACTCCCGGTACCAGCGGCTGTCCCTGGTGACGCTGGCCACGCCACTCAGGAAGCTCGGCCGACTCCCCGAGGCGCGGGACTGCTGTCAG GACGCCCTCAAGTTGGCCCTGACGGCGGGTGACAGGCCTACACACGCCCGCTGCCTCGCCATCCTCGCCGACATCCACCGCCAGTGTCTCGACGTCCAG CGGGCGTACAAGCGCTACGAGGCAAGCATGCAGCTGATGGTCCACATGGAGGATCGCTACGGCCAGCTCATCGCCCACAACGGCATGGCCAAGACGCTGGGGCTGATGCGGCGGCAGTCCAAGATCTGTGACTGCCGGCCGCTGGAGATCAACAACAAAGTGATTGACctcgcctcctctctcggctGTAAG CTCATCATGCGGTCGGCCCACCTTCGCCTGGCTGAGCTCTATCGCATCCTCAACGACGATCAGAATGATTCCCTTCAGGTGCGTCTTGCAGCGTGCCTGGCGGAGGAGATGGAGCTGATCTGTGGGGTGTGCCAGGAACGCTATGGCGACCAGGGGGGCAACTCCCTTGAAGCGCTCCCCTGCTCCCATATCTTCCATTCCAA GTGTGTGAGAGATCTAATGGCATCGAGTGACCGCAAGAAGAAGAAACGTATCTGCCCGGACTGCCGGAAATCGCTCAATTCCCGCCTCATGCTTATCTGCTACGACGAACTAAAGTCTGCCTGCAATGACGGCCGCGTGCCCACCTTCCCCCGCTATCACCCCTCGCCCTGCTCAGACGACCAGCCCCTCTGA
- the LOC127006661 gene encoding U4/U6.U5 tri-snRNP-associated protein 2-like isoform X2, translating into MLDFDFEKLCSVSLSRINVYACLVCGKYFQGRGPNTHAYTHSVSDAHHVYLNLQTLRFYCLPDNYEIIDSSLSDIIFVVNPTFSRDYILHKVKQSKMSRAYDGTLYLPGIVGLNNIKANDYCNVVLQALSNITPLRNYFLDPSNYSHIHHAPGTQGLAMFPLITRFGELVRKLWNPRNFKAHVSPHEMLQAVVSCSKKKFQFTVQGDAIQILSWILNSMHLGLKTPKRKSTIINRCFRGTMSISSQKILPVEIDEKERNRLLQTEEYHEKMEESPFLYLTCDLPQPPLFKDEKKENIIPQVSLYVLLSKFDGKQGKEYQTYKESILKKFQLTGLPPYLILYHKRFTKNTFYIEKNPTIVNFPVKNIDLSEYLTDEVKARHPEPVYDLVANIVHDGEPESGTYRCHILHKGTAKWYELQDLHVKEIEPQMLTLTESYIQIYEMQNCRVKTQDNKKGS; encoded by the exons GCCGTGGCCccaacacacacgcatacacccaCAGTGTGTCAGATGCACACCATGTGTACCTCAACCTCCAGACACTCCGCTTCTACTGTCTGCCAGATAATTACGAGATCATTG ATTCCTCACTGAGTGATATCATCTTTGTTGTAAATCCCACGTTTTCCCGCGACTACATTCTGCACAAGGTGAAGCAGAGTAAGATGAGCCGTGCCTATGACGGGACTCTGTACCTGCCTGGTATTGTTGGTCTTAATAACATCAAAGCCAATGATTACTGCAATGTGGTATTACAG gCGTTATCAAATATCACGCCACTCAGAAATTACTTCCTCGACCCAAGCAACTACAGCCACATCCACCACGCCCCCGGCACACAAGGACTGGCCATGTTCCCGCTCATCACCAGGTTTGGGGAGTTGGTGCGCAAACTGTGGAACCCGAGGAACTTCAAGGCCCATGTCTCACCCCATGAGATGCTCCAG GCAGTTGTTTCGTGCAGTAAGAAGAAATTCCAGTTCACAGTGCAGGGAGATGCCATTCAGATTCTCTCCTGGATCCTGAACTCTATGCACCTGGGCCTCAAGACACCCAAGAGGAAGAGCACCATCATTAACCGCTGCTTCAGGGGCACCATGAGCATCTCCTCACAGAAG ATCCTGCCGGTGGAGATTGACGAGAAAGAACGGAACCGCCTGCTGCAGACAGAGGAGTACCATGAGAAGATGGAGGAGTCCCCCTTCTTGTACCTTACCTGTGACCTGCCTCAGCCACCTCTCTtcaaggatgagaagaaggaaaacatcaTTCCACAG GTGAGCTTGTACGTCCTGCTGAGTAAGTTTGACGGCAAGCAAGGCAAGGAGTATCAGACCTACAAGGAAAGTATTCTCAAGAAGTTCCAACTTACAGGACTTCCTCCCTACCTGATCCTCTACCACAAG AGGTTTACAAAGAACACTTTCTACATTGAGAAGAATCCAACCATTGTTAACTTCCCTGTGAAGAACATTGACCTCTCTGAGTATCTGACTGATGAG GTGAAGGCACGCCATCCTGAGCCTGTGTATGACTTGGTCGCCAACATCGTGCATGACGGAGAGCCGGAGTCTGGGACGTACCGATGTCACATCCTGCACAAG GGCACTGCCAAGTGGTATGAGCTGCAGGACCTCCACGTCAAGGAGATAGAGCCACAGATGTTGACCTTGACGGAGTCCTACATTCAG ataTATGAGATGCAGAACTGCCGGGTAAAAACACAGGATAACAAGAAGGGTTCCTGA